From Acinetobacter suaedae, one genomic window encodes:
- a CDS encoding acyl-CoA synthetase gives MVSAYDELPKNPANFVALSPLRYLERAAYIYPNQAAIIHGKRQITWQQSYQRCRQFAHQLTRLGIQRNDTVSVLLPNVPAMIEAHFAVPMAGAVLNTLNTRLDAKTIAFMLEHAEAKVLLVDPEFRPIAEEALTYIHQDIIVIDVFDNEYEGEQRPLGQYEYESWIAQGDPEFEWLLPQDEWDAISLNYTSGTTGNPKGVVYHHRGAYLNAASNILACGMKPRAVYLWTLPLFHCNGWCFAWSIAASGGTNICLRRVDPALIFQYIAEHKVDYFCGAPIVLSMLINTPQEQRTAFDHHVEVMVAGAAPPVAIIEGMRNIGINVNHVYGLTETYGPSALCASQAGWSELSIQEQAQLHSRQGVPYPLQDSMRVLDPETMQPVPNDGETMGEIMFRGNIVMKGYLKNPQATEEAFKGGWFHTGDLAVCHPDGYAKITDRSKDIIISGGENISSLEVEDVLYRHPAVMTAAVVAKPDPRWQEVPCAFIELKQGSTTSPEEIILHCQKELARFKVPKDVVITEIPKTSTGKLQKFILREWAKERATSEFGN, from the coding sequence ATGGTTAGTGCATACGACGAATTACCCAAAAACCCTGCGAATTTTGTTGCGTTATCACCATTACGCTATTTAGAGCGTGCAGCTTATATTTACCCGAATCAGGCCGCAATTATTCATGGTAAACGTCAGATTACATGGCAACAAAGCTATCAACGCTGTCGTCAATTTGCACACCAACTCACACGTTTAGGTATTCAAAGGAACGATACCGTTTCTGTACTTTTACCGAATGTTCCAGCGATGATTGAAGCCCATTTTGCCGTTCCCATGGCAGGTGCCGTTCTAAATACGCTAAATACGCGCCTAGATGCCAAAACCATTGCCTTTATGCTAGAACATGCTGAAGCAAAAGTGCTTTTAGTTGACCCAGAATTTAGACCGATTGCAGAAGAAGCACTCACATATATTCATCAAGATATTATTGTAATTGACGTTTTTGATAATGAGTATGAAGGTGAACAACGGCCCCTTGGTCAATATGAATATGAGTCTTGGATAGCTCAAGGCGATCCTGAGTTTGAATGGTTACTTCCACAAGATGAATGGGATGCAATCAGCCTGAATTACACCTCGGGAACAACAGGAAATCCAAAAGGTGTGGTTTATCATCATCGTGGTGCTTACCTCAATGCAGCAAGTAATATTTTGGCATGTGGCATGAAACCTCGTGCTGTGTATCTTTGGACCTTACCCCTGTTTCATTGCAATGGCTGGTGTTTTGCATGGTCTATTGCCGCCAGTGGCGGAACCAATATTTGTTTACGTCGCGTCGATCCAGCACTGATCTTTCAATATATTGCCGAACACAAAGTAGATTATTTCTGTGGCGCACCGATTGTTTTATCGATGCTGATCAATACGCCTCAGGAACAAAGAACCGCATTTGACCATCATGTCGAAGTCATGGTTGCTGGTGCTGCACCGCCAGTTGCCATTATTGAAGGGATGCGTAATATCGGCATCAATGTCAATCACGTCTATGGTTTAACCGAAACCTACGGTCCTTCAGCGCTATGTGCCTCACAAGCAGGTTGGAGTGAATTATCTATCCAAGAACAAGCTCAATTGCATTCACGTCAAGGCGTTCCATACCCTCTACAAGACAGTATGCGAGTACTTGATCCTGAAACCATGCAACCTGTGCCAAATGATGGCGAAACCATGGGCGAAATCATGTTCCGTGGCAATATCGTCATGAAAGGCTATCTCAAAAACCCACAGGCCACTGAAGAAGCATTTAAAGGGGGATGGTTCCATACCGGGGATTTAGCCGTATGCCATCCCGATGGCTATGCCAAAATCACGGACCGCTCCAAAGACATTATTATTTCAGGTGGGGAAAATATTTCTTCATTAGAAGTCGAAGATGTTTTATATCGACACCCAGCAGTCATGACAGCAGCCGTAGTCGCAAAGCCTGATCCGCGTTGGCAAGAGGTACCGTGTGCTTTTATTGAATTAAAACAAGGCAGCACAACCTCACCAGAAGAAATTATTCTGCACTGTCAAAAAGAACTTGCACGTTTTAAAGTTCCTAAAGATGTGGTAATTACTGAGATCCCTAAAACATCAACAGGGAAATTACAAAAATTTATTTTAAGAGAATGGGCAAAAGAACGAGCTACGAGTGAGTTTGGAAATTAA
- the yjgA gene encoding ribosome biogenesis factor YjgA, whose protein sequence is MARGTQRYTDEDFESLDGRASRTEQKKAVQRMAALGEQLAQLSLKQIQKLPVDERLIDALLEVQKISSFEARRRQFQRIGKLLRNEDESTILSYLTPQQGAKKQMQLMRWVDRMIEQGDPIINEFSKVFNASERHTLRQHVLRIHRDIKQQVSEEELEASKRKFVNYVQQVALLSDQG, encoded by the coding sequence GTGGCACGTGGTACTCAACGTTATACTGATGAGGATTTTGAATCATTAGATGGACGTGCAAGTAGAACTGAGCAAAAGAAGGCAGTACAGCGTATGGCTGCTTTGGGTGAACAGTTGGCTCAATTAAGCCTTAAACAGATTCAAAAGCTTCCTGTGGATGAGCGCTTAATAGATGCTCTGCTTGAAGTACAGAAAATTAGCTCATTTGAGGCACGCCGTCGTCAGTTTCAGCGTATTGGTAAACTGTTACGTAATGAAGATGAAAGTACGATTCTCTCTTATCTAACTCCGCAACAAGGCGCTAAAAAGCAGATGCAATTGATGCGTTGGGTTGATCGTATGATTGAGCAAGGTGATCCGATTATTAATGAGTTCAGCAAAGTGTTTAATGCATCAGAGCGTCATACTTTACGCCAGCATGTTCTTCGTATTCATCGTGACATCAAACAACAGGTGAGTGAGGAAGAGCTCGAAGCTTCTAAACGTAAGTTTGTAAACTACGTACAACAAGTCGCGCTGTTATCTGATCAAGGCTAA